ATTCATAAAATGAAGTAGTTCCCACATTCTAATTTTTTAGATAAATTTATAGTATTCATAGTTCTAGAATAAAGTGCTCAGTATTTTGCGTTGAAACAGGATTTTACAAAAAAAATTACAGTACTCAATCTTATAGGGATCGATAGTATTATTTTTACACATCTACGCAATAATACAAAACTAAATTTGAATTGGATCGTAATTGTTAAATAAAAATTCTTTTTAGAAATTTGATCTCTAGATTTTACACACAACCATTTAAGAATATACAATTTATCTTAAATATATAGGAACACATAATGTCTAAAAAACTCTTTTATACAAATCAAATCCACAAAACATTCTTAAAAATTACATTAGAGTTGTTGAAAAATTCCATAGTGAAAATTCGTAAAATTGCTTCAATTGTCCATTCAATCCAATACAAACAGATCAAGAATTAATTTTTCAAAAACTCTATTAATATATTAAAATATATTTAATAAAATAACAACATGAAATTACATCAAAATATAAATCAAATTTCAAAAAGAAACTTTTTCAAAATACAGGAATCTAGCTTTTTATAAAATTTTATGAAGCCTATCCCCAAAGATAAAAAAATTCAATCTAATCCGGATTCTATTACCGAGTGGAACGATTGGGAGTTAGTTCCCATATCTGCAATTAGTCATCATCTTTATTGTCCTCGTCAAAATTCTCTCATTCACGTAGAGGGAATTTTTAAAGAAAATCATCTAACGGTTTCGGGAGACATAGGTCATACATTTGTAGATCAAGAACGATCCGTATCAGACCACGGACTTAGAAAAGAGACTTCTCTTAGAGTTTATTCGGATAAATTCGGTATACAAGGAATTGCTGATATTGTCGAATTCCCAAAAGGAAAACCTCCTTTCCCTATAGATTATAAAAACGGCCGCATTTCAAAATGGACAAACCAGGAAGCCCAACTCTGCGCTGTTGCAATTTGTCTCGAAGAAATGCTCAACGTAAAAATTCAATTCGGTGCAATCTATCACATACAATCTAAAAAAAGACACGACGTAGAATTTTCCGATCCACTTAGAACGCTTACCATTCAAACGATCAAAGAAATTAGAAAAATATTAAGAGATAAAGTCCTTCCTCCTCCCGTTTCTAATCGTTCACTTTGTAAAAATTGCAGCTTGTTTGATGTTTGTATGCCCGACTCATATTCAGATTTAAACTTTAAAGAATACTTATTTAGGACAAAAGACTCTGGCGGATATTAAACAAAACATTTTATATATTACCCAAGAAGGTTTATATCTTCATCATGAACTGGAAGTTCTTAAAGTTAAAAAAGGAGACGATACTATTTTCAAAATTCCTTTTCATCATCTTGAAGGAATTACTATATTCGGAATCTGCGGAATCAGCCCTTCCTTATTACAAAAGTGTTTAGAAAAGGGAATTTTTGTTTCTTATCTGACCACACGCGGAAAATTTCAAGGACGACTGGAAGGTTCCAACTCCGGTAACGTTTTGATCAGAAAAGCTCAATTCAAAAAATCTGAAATAGAAGAATTTAAATTGGAGATTGCAAGATCGATAGTAGCTGGAAAACTTCAAAATTGCAGAAGCGTTTTATCTAGAACCGCTAGAGAATCCAAAAACGAATTAGAAAAACAAGATATTAAAGAAGCGATTGGAAAAATAGAAAAAAATATTTCTCTATTAGAAAAAGCTGAATCCGTTGAAAGTATCCGTGGATACGAAGGAGATTCCGCTAAAACTTATTTTTCCGTTTTTGATTATTGTATCATTCAGCAAAGAGAAGATTTTCAATTTTATAAAAGAACAAGAAGACCGCCACGAAGTAGAACAAACGCTCTTTTGTCTTTTTTATATTCCTTACTTACAAACGATTGTATCGCCGCTTGTCAAGCGGTAGGATTAGATCCCTATATCGGCTTTCTCCACTATGAAAGACCCGGAAGACCATCGTTAGCTTTGGATATGATGGAAGAGTTCCGTCCTTTTATAGATCGATTGGTTTTTACTTTGATCAACCGTAAACAAATTCAAGCCTCTGATTTTTTAGAAAAACCAGGATCGGTTTTTCTCATGAATGAAGATTCTCGTAAAGAATTAATCAAGTCCTATCAAGAAAGAAAAAAAGAAGAAATATTCCATCCTTGGCTCAATATCAAATCCACCGTTGGAGAACTACCTTATTTACAAGCTAGGATTTTAGCCAGAACTCTACGAGGTGATTTAAAATATTATATTCCTTTTATATGGAAGTGAAGTATGTTCATCATAGTATGTTACGACGTAGAAACGATTACCAAAGAAGGTCGTACAAGACTTAGAAAAGTCGCAAAAACCTGCGAAAGCCACGGCCAGAGGGTTCAAAAATCCGTCTTTGAATGCCAGTTGGAACCCGCCCACTATTTACAATTCGAAGCAAAACTTTCTAAAATTATAAATTTAAAAACAGATAATCTTAGAATCTATTCTCTCGACGCTATTTCCGTTTCTAAAATCAAACAATTCGGAGTTTCTAATATTCTTGATTTTGAAGAACCCATTATTTTATGACAAAACCTTTTTGTGTTCCTGTTTCTACTAATAAATTGTGGATCTTTTGCGCTTACTACTCGGACGCATAAAGGTGATATCAAAAATTAACGGATAATTTTTTAAAGATATAGAAGTCCTAGCGAAATTGCACAAAACCTAGAACTATTGGTCTTTTTAAAAGGATCTCACATTCTAGGTTTTGAAACAAGTACAAACATAGTATTCTTTCACGTGTCCAAGTAGTAAACTTACATTTTACGTTTAACGACCCTACTCAACACTTATCAAACACAACTCTTCATTAGGTTTTTAATTTTTATACATTAAGAAAACAAAATATTTTACTTTTATAATATACTGCTGCGGACTTTTTTTATCCGCGGCTTCTTTTTCTCTTTAAAGAGTAGGTAGATTGAAACATTTTGCCGACCTCATTTAAGAGTTTCTTTTTCTCTTTGGAGAAAAAGTGGATTGAAACAAATCGAGGAAGTAAAGATAAATTCCTCAGAATAGTTCTTCGAAGAGGAGAACTATTCTTTTTTCTTCTACAAAATTTTTGTGATTCGTAAAACTTCTCATTTTAATGTCGCAGAACGATCCGCGATGTATTGAGTTCAGGAAGCGAGACGGCTTCGGTTTTAGTTTGAGAGAGCGTTCTGTTGAGTTTCTCTACGTCTCAATCACTTCTATAGAATTTATATGAAACAAGGATTTGTAATAAAAATTTATGATGACCTTATTTTTATAGGGATCAGTAAAAACGTGACTTACAGAGAAGCGTTTATATACTACTCGAACGCATAAGGTTGATTGTTTCAAAAATTTGAATGTTTTGGTCCTGCTCTAAAATGCAGTAAATCCCGAATTTGTGGTATTTTTTAAATACCACTATTTTTTCGCAAATTCGGTCGTTAATAACTTGGTACTATCTTCATACGTCCGAGTAGTGAGTTTAGGAGAGAAGATTGAATTCGATAAGGAATTTTATTCTAGTCCGGAGCTTAATTTAACGTGAGTTCGACGTAAGAAAATTGGGGCGAATAATAAACTCAGGTGCAACGAGGGTCGTCGTCGCAGCTCGCAAATTTTATAGTGGACTGGCTCACAACCTAAAACGCGATCCATAGAGAGCGTTTTGCTGAGTTACTTCGAGCGACCGTAGAAGCGAGACGCTGAGTTAACGCTTTCATAAAAAGCGTTTTGCTGAGTTCTTTTCGCTCCAATTCCTTCGGAATTTTTCAAACTTAGGTGCTGCTCTCTACGGATCACAGCATAATAATCGCTTTCGCATTTGTTATACCGAACTCACGTTAATTTAGAAATTTGAAATTTCTAGAACACTTTTTCAAAAATGAAAATATGTTATTATTCATATTGTTCGGAAGATTGAAAAACTGCAATTAACTGAAGTAAGACGAAAATGCAGTGCATAGCAGTTGTGATATAACCCATTTGCAAACTATTTACCGCAATAAAAATTCCCCACATAAGAATATTCGCAATTCCTAAAAAACTGTGAATAGCTACTGCGGTAATATGCCAAGAACGTTTTGCCTCTGCTTTAAAAAGTAAAACCCCCAGTATAAAAGCAAGACCGTGTGCTTCAAAACCGCCAATCCCCATAAATTCCTGTCCTTTTAAAAGAGAAGCAGCAGGACCTATACCAAAAAAAATTCCTAGAACGTCCATTGAAATAAAGCCGCCCAAAGAAGCGACCATAAGCACCACTCCATTGATTCGTAAAATTAACTTGCGCGCTGATAAAGACATGTAATTTCCTTATAATTTTTTTACAAACATAACTGTTCAAAATCAAAATCCATTTCAAGATATCTTAGCCTTGTCTAAAACTTTATTTTGGAACGTATTTTTGATATATAAACTTTCCATAAAATTTAAATCAAAACCAAATACAAACCAATTCTGATACACCTATGTATTCTTTTTTGATTTAAATATAAACCAAACCTAAAAAAAGAAAATACCTTTTCAAAGTAATTACGAAACACTAATTAACGTGAGTTCGACGTAAGAAAATCTTAGCAAACAAAAACTCAATACTGCTTCTGCTTCCATGGTCGCAACATATCAGTTACGCTGAATTCATGTTAAAATATAGATTTGTGAGAGTTCCCACAGATTAAGTCGCATAATTAATTTTTAAACATTAGAGTTGTTGAAAAATAAACCCTCCATCTGCTTTCTATTACACTGAAGCAGTTTTGCTAATCTCCACTACAGAATTTTTCAACAATTCTATTTATTTTTTACGATTCGAGTTGGAGTTCCCACGTTTATTTTTTATGGAAAAATCAGGTTTTTATAAAATGAACCTTTATGCCGAACGTACATTAATTATAAAAGAATATAAAATTCTTCGCCTAATGCAAAAATTGAATGTAACTATTACTTTTCTTTCCACAGAGAAATTAAACTTACTTAAGCAGTCCCTCTTTCGTTAAACTCGCGTTAAATATTTAAGTTCAAAACGAAATCATAATCTATGATTTTTAATTTTTGTCATAGAAATTTGATATTTTTTTTATAAATTAGGAATATTTTGCTCGAGCAATTCGTCCTACCCTCTATTAATTATCCTTTTGGTTACCTTAGAATCAGAACGAGCCGGGGGGCGCAATGAGCATTCGTTTTCGCATTTCTCTCTATCTTTCCATCGTGTTATTCATAGGTTTCGGTATTCTTGCAAGCATCAGTTGTTACACCGCATATAAAAAGTTAGAACAAGAAGTTGTCAATAGCTCAGAAGTTACGGCTGAACGTTGGACCTATGAAGTGAAAGACTATTTAGATACTGGTATGGGTATCATTCGAGGTTTCCGATTTCCTCTTCTATTTAGTGCCCCTCCCCGTAATCAAATCATTGCTGCTTTAAAAGAAATCTTAAAAGTCAATGAACACTACTTTGGTGCCAGGCTCGCCTACGAACCAAATTCTTTGGACGGAAATGACTTAGAATTTCAAAATACTTTAGGACATGATTCTACAGGCAGATTTATTCCGTATCTTCATCGTGGTCAAACAAAGGAAGAAATTGTTCTCGAGGCCGCTAAATACTACGACTCCTTAAGTCCAGAAGGCGATTGGTACCAAGTTCCTAAAAAAACAAAATCTCACTACGCAACCGATCCGTATTATTATGAAATCAAAGGGAAAGTAAAAATTCTCATGATGTCTCTTATGGTTCCTCTCTATGTAAACGATCATTTTTATGGTGTTGCCGGTTTAGATTATCAATTGGAAGAACTTCAACAGCGGATTGGAGTTAAAAAACCGTTTCAAGATCTTGGTTATCTAACTCTCATTTCTCCCAAAGGAATTTATGCAGTAAACGGTTTTGATTCAAATCGAGTTGGTGAAAAAATTTCAGATGCAAAAGAACTAGAATACTACCTTAGTAAAAGTCAGGAAGGCGAAAAATTCACTACTGATTCCGACGGATATACTCATTATTACTTTCCGTTTCATATCGGTAAGGACAAACGTTATTGGGTAATGCAAGTAAGTATTCCCAATTCGATTTATAGAGAAGCTGTACTATCGATTCTTTTCAAAGCTTTTACTTACACCTTAGCGGTATTAGTCGCCGTCATCCTTTGCCTAAACGTTATATTCCAAAAATTGATTACTGCTGGTCTTCTCAAAGCAGTCGATTTTTCCGAAGAAATCGCTGACGGAAACTTAATCGCTCAGAGTTCTCACGATAAAAAAGATGAAATCGGAACTCTTCTCGGTTCCATGAATAAAATGAGGGAAAACCTTCTCAAGGTTCTGAGAGAAATTGGCAGTTCCGCAAACACTCTCAGAGATACTTCCGAAAAAATGGCCGACTCTTCTAGAAACTTTTCTGACGTCGCTCAAACACAAGCTTCAGCCGCTGAAGAATCTTCTGCCGCAGTCGAAGAACTCGCTGCTTCCGCACAAAACGTCGGAAAGTCTATGGAAAAAGCTGTATTGAGTATGAAAGAAATCGATGGTAACGTCATTCGTCTGAAAGAACAAATCGTGAACATCAATAGAGAAATGCAAGATTTAGTCGGACTCGCGGCTCTCTCAAAAGAACAAGGAGTCACCGGAGAAAACGCTATGATCGCTTCCACAAACGCTATGGCCGCTATCGGTGACAGCGCTTCCAGAATCACTGAAATCCTTTCCATCATTACTGAAATTTCGGAAAGAACAAATCTACTCGCTCTCAATGCGGCTATCGAAGCTGCTAGAGCGGGAGAAGCCGGAAAAGGGTTTGCAGTTGTCGCTGAAGAAATTGGAAAACTCGCTTCTCAAACTTCTACAAGTGTTCAAGAAATTGGTTCTCTTGTTAATTCTACTAACAACGCTGTTTTAAATGGGAACACTAAAGTCGCAGAAGCTTTTAACATTCTAAAAAAACTCAGAGAACAAGTGGAAGAGTTCGATCGTTATGCTAAGAACGTTCTTACTTCCGTGAAAACTCAGGAAGAGAATACTAAAGAAATTGCACAAAGTGCTAACGAACTCATGACCTTCAGTTTACAAATTGAAGAAGCTGTTCTAGAACAAAAGCGCGCAACGGATGAAATCACAAAAACGATCATGAGTATTTCTGACGGTACTCAAGAAATCGCTTCGGGCGCGGATGATCTTACTTCATTCTCCGGAAACATACACGGACAAGCCAGAAATCTAGGTCAATTGATTGGCAAATTTAAGACTCATTGAACTTGATGACACTACAGATCGACTATTTATTTTCTTAAGGAAATTTTAATGAACGTGAGCAGGGCAATTTTCTAAAAGTATGAATTCCTACAATTTTAGGATTTGTTGGTAAAATTGTGATTTGCGGTGGTTCCACATTTTAGAAATCAATCTGCAAAGTTTATATTCTAACTTTTTTCAGAACCATGGTCAACTTACGTTCATTCGATCATAGTACAAAATAGCAATTTCATTCAGAAATTTGATTTTAAGATCGTTAGAATTGTTGCAAAAATCAGTTTCTTTCGTTTTTTCATTAAAGAGAATCGATAAAACCGTTTTGTTAATCATAATAACAACTCTGTTTCTTTTTAGATTTTATGGAAGTTACTTCAAAGATATTTGAGAAAAATAAAATATTTAGGCTTTGTTTTGTATCAAAGTAATTCAAATCAGATTCTTATAAATGATATTGCTATTTATAATTCTTATTTAGAACGTCTCTTTATAGATGAATATTTGAATTGATGAATTCATATTTTTAGATAGAATAACTTCTCCTCAGTTTCAGATACAAAAAAAGGTTGAAAAGTAACATGAGCATTCGGTTTCGAATTTCGCTTTATTTATCCATAGTTTTATTTCTTGGGTTTAGTTTCCTTGCCGTAGTCAATTCAGTCATCTCTTATGATAATTTAAAATCAGAAGTAGAAAGTAATTCCGCGATCACTTCCGAACGTTGGTCCTTAGAAGTGAAGGACACATTGGACTCGGCTATGTTCTATGCAAGAGGATTTAGATCCCCTCTGATCTTCACTTCCCCTGCTAGAGAATCCATCATCGTTTCCATTAAAGAAGTAATTGAAAGAAATCCTAACTTTTTTGCCCTCTGGCTGGTCTTCGAACCGAATTTATACGACGGCAAAGATTCCCAGTATAAAAGCGCATTTGCACACGACTCTACTGGAAGATTTATTCCCTATGTATTTCAATCGGGCGAAAAAGGAAAAGCAGTGATCAGATCCAGCATTGGGTACGAAAATCAGGACGGAACCGGGGATTTTTATCAGATACCTAAAAAGAAAAATATCTACTACGTTTCAGAACCATATCGTTATAAATCTGAAAATGTAGATACGATGATGATCTCCATCGTCGCTCCGATCAGCAAAGACGGCTTCTTTAGAGGAGCCTGTGGGATTGATTTAAAAGCGGAAGAATTACAAAAGAAATTCGGAGAAGTAAAACCATTTCGGAATCAAGGATATATGACTCTGATTTCTCCGAGCGGACTTTACACAGTAAACGGAAAAGATCCTTCCTTAATTGGGAAAAAAATTACAAATCCTCAAGAATTGGATCTATTTTTAAAACAAAGCCAAGAAGGAAAAAATTTTACATTCAACTCGGATGAACACACCCACTACTACTTTCCGTTTCATGTAGGTAAAGACAAACGTTATTGGGTAATGCAAGTAAGTGTTCCTGATTCTATTTATAAAGATGAAATGTTTAAGACCATAATCACAAGAGCTTTAACCGCAATTTTGATTTTAGTTTCTGTTTTAGTTTGTCTTAATTTTATATTCCAAAAATTGATTACTGCCGGTCTTCTCAAAGCCATTGGTTTTTCCGAAGAAATCGCTGACGGAAACTTAATCGCTCAGAGTTCTCACGATAAAAAAGATGAAATCGGAACTCTTCTCGGTTCCATGAATAAAATGAGGGAAGACCTTCTCAAGGTTCTGAGAGAAATTGGCAGTTCCGCAAACACTCTCAGAGATACTTCCGAAAAAATGGCCGACTCTTCTAGAAACTTTTCTGACGTCGCTCAAACACAAGCTTCGGCCGCTGAAGAATCTTCTGCCGCAGTCGAAGAACTTGCTGCTTCCGCACAAACGTCGGAAAGTCTATGGAAAAAGCTGTATTGAGTATGAAGAATCGATGGTAACGTCATTCGTCTGAAAGAACAAATCGTGAACATCAATAGAGAAATGCAAGATTTAGTCGGACTCGCGGCTCTCTCAAAAGAACAAGGAGTCACCGGAGAAAACGCTATGATCGCTTCCACAAACGCTATGGCCGCTATCGGTGACAGCGCTTCCAGAATCACTGAAATCCTTTCCATCATTACTGAAATTTCGGAAAGAACAAATCTACTCGCTCTCAATGCGGCTATCGAAGCTGCTAGAGCGGGAGAAGCCGGAAAAGGGTTTGCAGTTGTCGCTGAAGAAATTGGAAAACTCGCTTCTCAAACTTCTACAAGTGTTCAAGAAATTGGTTCTCTTGTTAATTCTACTAACAACGCTGTTTTAAATGGGAACACTAAAGTCGCAGAAGCTTTTAACATTCTAAAAAAACTCAGAGAACAAGTGGAAGAGTTCGATCGTTATGCTAAGAACGTTCTTACTTCCGTGAAAACTCAGGAAGAGAATACTAAAGAAATTGCACAAAGTGCTAACGAACTCATGACCTTCAGTTTACAAATTGAAGAAGCTGTTCTAGAACAAAGACGCGCAACGGATGAAATCACAAAAACGATCATGAGTATTTCTGACGGTACTCAAGAAATCGCTTCGGGCGCGGAAGATCTTACTTCATTCTCTGGGAACATGCACGGACAAGCCAGAAATCTAGGTCAATTGATCGGTAAGTTTAAAATCAACTAAGATTGGTCGGTCCGATTGTGGGAACTCACACAAATTTGAGATTTCACTGTAAAACTTAGAATTGTGGGAACTAACACGAATTTGAGATTTCATTGTAAAACTTAGAAATGTGGGAACTAACACGAATTTGAGATTTCACTGTAAAACTTAGAAATGTGGGAACTCACACGAATTCGAGATTTCACTGTAAAACTTAGAAATGTGGGAACTAACACAAACTAAAACAACTGGAAAAACGGTTGAACCAATGCTTCTTGCTTAGGATCTTACTGATCATAGGTATTCTGATTGATATGAACTCGAGACAAACGGACTCAAAAAATCGATTTCTTACGGGAATGTTTGTATTTCTGTTTTTTTTAAGACCGACTCATGCGGCCGAATCACTCAACAGAGTCATCGCCACAGTCGGAACAGTTTCCATTTCGGAACTCGATTTAGACGACGCGACGGAAAAATACAACAGACTTCAAAAACACTTAAAACACGAAGACTATCGTAAATCTTTCAGAACCAGAATCATAGATTTTCTTATAGACCGAGCCATCGTAGACGTAGTCGCGGAAGAAGAATCGATCCAAGTAAACGAACAAAGGGTAGATTCCGAAATCGAAAAAAGAATGGAAGTGATGGGAATCACAAACCGTAAACAATTTGAAAAAACAATGGAAACTTCCTCCGGAATGCCGTTTGAACTCTGGGTTACGGAACTTCCATATCAAATCAAAAAAGGACAATTACTTCAGTTAAAAATCGCAGTCCCCCCACCCAATGAACAAGAAATCAGAAGTTGGTACAATCAAAACAAAGATAAAGTAGGATTTGAAATTCGATACAGAATGATTTCTATCGCTCCCGAAAATGATTCCATCCAAGAAGAAAACAGACTCTACAAAGAAGTTTCGGAAATCAGAAAATCGATTTTAGCCGATCCTTCCTCTTTTGCACTGATCGCAGGTTCTCCCAGAAACGATCCAACACTCAGAGCCAGAAGAGGAATGGTAGAATGGATTTCCTCTTTCGATCTTTATAAATACAGTAAGATCACCGCAACGATTGCTGCCCCTCTTCCAAACGGCGGAGTTTCCGAAGTATTTAGAGACGAAAGAAAAAGATATTGTATCTTAAAGATAGAAGGGAAAAGACCCACTCCTATGGAAAACCTGAGAGGAGGAATTCAAAATATACTCTATCGAGACAAAGAAGAAGATACGTTTTATAGATGGTTAAAAGAATCCAGAGCCGAAATACCAATCCAAATTTTCGACGAAACTTATAGAAAAGAAAACAAAATCCCTCTTAAAGAAGAAACGTTTCATTTAGATTGATTTTTTAAATATTACACGATCCGAGTTTTCAACCGATATTGATTTCAAACTATGAAATTTCCAATTTCTAACACAGCGGTTTTTTTAAGTCCGGAAACGGAATCTATTTTGAAATCGTTATCTTCGAACGAAACAAATCATCTACTTTCACTTTCTATTCAAAAACTTTCCAAAGTCCTTCCAAAATCCACCGTTTTTTTTAACTCGTGGCCGTTTTCCATTCAACCAAATGATTTTGACTTTTTGAATATTCAAATATTAGAATGCTCTTTTGAAATTGAATTTCTTAAAAAAATCTCAATAAAATTACCAAAATCCAGAACCGGAGATCCGGACTGGGACGACGCTTCCTTTTTTTATTTTACCGGTTTGTTTCCCTGTTTGGATCAAAACCTAAGTCTGGAAATTTATCAAAGACACGATCGTTACCTTTCCCAATATTCTTACAGCGAAAATTTACCTTCCGGTATTATCCCTACAA
The nucleotide sequence above comes from Leptospira kirschneri serovar Cynopteri str. 3522 CT. Encoded proteins:
- the cas4 gene encoding CRISPR-associated protein Cas4, with amino-acid sequence MKPIPKDKKIQSNPDSITEWNDWELVPISAISHHLYCPRQNSLIHVEGIFKENHLTVSGDIGHTFVDQERSVSDHGLRKETSLRVYSDKFGIQGIADIVEFPKGKPPFPIDYKNGRISKWTNQEAQLCAVAICLEEMLNVKIQFGAIYHIQSKKRHDVEFSDPLRTLTIQTIKEIRKILRDKVLPPPVSNRSLCKNCSLFDVCMPDSYSDLNFKEYLFRTKDSGGY
- the cas1c gene encoding type I-C CRISPR-associated endonuclease Cas1c, whose protein sequence is MLYITQEGLYLHHELEVLKVKKGDDTIFKIPFHHLEGITIFGICGISPSLLQKCLEKGIFVSYLTTRGKFQGRLEGSNSGNVLIRKAQFKKSEIEEFKLEIARSIVAGKLQNCRSVLSRTARESKNELEKQDIKEAIGKIEKNISLLEKAESVESIRGYEGDSAKTYFSVFDYCIIQQREDFQFYKRTRRPPRSRTNALLSFLYSLLTNDCIAACQAVGLDPYIGFLHYERPGRPSLALDMMEEFRPFIDRLVFTLINRKQIQASDFLEKPGSVFLMNEDSRKELIKSYQERKKEEIFHPWLNIKSTVGELPYLQARILARTLRGDLKYYIPFIWK
- the cas2 gene encoding CRISPR-associated endonuclease Cas2, producing the protein MFIIVCYDVETITKEGRTRLRKVAKTCESHGQRVQKSVFECQLEPAHYLQFEAKLSKIINLKTDNLRIYSLDAISVSKIKQFGVSNILDFEEPIIL
- a CDS encoding methyl-accepting chemotaxis protein, whose amino-acid sequence is MSIRFRISLYLSIVLFIGFGILASISCYTAYKKLEQEVVNSSEVTAERWTYEVKDYLDTGMGIIRGFRFPLLFSAPPRNQIIAALKEILKVNEHYFGARLAYEPNSLDGNDLEFQNTLGHDSTGRFIPYLHRGQTKEEIVLEAAKYYDSLSPEGDWYQVPKKTKSHYATDPYYYEIKGKVKILMMSLMVPLYVNDHFYGVAGLDYQLEELQQRIGVKKPFQDLGYLTLISPKGIYAVNGFDSNRVGEKISDAKELEYYLSKSQEGEKFTTDSDGYTHYYFPFHIGKDKRYWVMQVSIPNSIYREAVLSILFKAFTYTLAVLVAVILCLNVIFQKLITAGLLKAVDFSEEIADGNLIAQSSHDKKDEIGTLLGSMNKMRENLLKVLREIGSSANTLRDTSEKMADSSRNFSDVAQTQASAAEESSAAVEELAASAQNVGKSMEKAVLSMKEIDGNVIRLKEQIVNINREMQDLVGLAALSKEQGVTGENAMIASTNAMAAIGDSASRITEILSIITEISERTNLLALNAAIEAARAGEAGKGFAVVAEEIGKLASQTSTSVQEIGSLVNSTNNAVLNGNTKVAEAFNILKKLREQVEEFDRYAKNVLTSVKTQEENTKEIAQSANELMTFSLQIEEAVLEQKRATDEITKTIMSISDGTQEIASGADDLTSFSGNIHGQARNLGQLIGKFKTH
- a CDS encoding putative peptidyl-prolyl cis-trans isomerase produces the protein MNSRQTDSKNRFLTGMFVFLFFLRPTHAAESLNRVIATVGTVSISELDLDDATEKYNRLQKHLKHEDYRKSFRTRIIDFLIDRAIVDVVAEEESIQVNEQRVDSEIEKRMEVMGITNRKQFEKTMETSSGMPFELWVTELPYQIKKGQLLQLKIAVPPPNEQEIRSWYNQNKDKVGFEIRYRMISIAPENDSIQEENRLYKEVSEIRKSILADPSSFALIAGSPRNDPTLRARRGMVEWISSFDLYKYSKITATIAAPLPNGGVSEVFRDERKRYCILKIEGKRPTPMENLRGGIQNILYRDKEEDTFYRWLKESRAEIPIQIFDETYRKENKIPLKEETFHLD